Proteins co-encoded in one Salvelinus sp. IW2-2015 linkage group LG17, ASM291031v2, whole genome shotgun sequence genomic window:
- the LOC111976460 gene encoding serine/threonine-protein kinase SBK2-like: protein MELTAQSLSHLEIKEHFNIIKETVRGECDKVLLVTHRCRGTPRALKVMPKASTKLRGFLQEYCISLHLSCHSCIVGLFGITFQSNEH from the exons ATGGAGCTGACGgctcagagcctgagccacctAGAGATTAAAGAGCACTTCAACATCATCAAGGAAACCGTCCGGGGGGAGTGTGACAAGGTGCTGCTGGTCACCCATCGCTGCAGGG GAACACCGAGGGCTCTGAAGGTGATGCCAAAAGCCTCCACCAAGCTCCGGGGATTCCTACAGGAGTATTGCATCTCCTTGCACCTGTCCTGCCACTCCTGTATTGTGGGTCTCTTCGGAATCACCTTCCAATCCAATGAGCACTAA